The Candidatus Fusobacterium pullicola genome segment AATGGTGAATGTTTAAAATAGTTATTAAAAAATCTTCCATTGAATCAAATATAAAGATAGAGTAGAATAGAAATAAAGTAAGCGGAGTACCTAGGAGGAACAATGGGAGTTAGAACTATACCAATAATAATTTTAATAGGAATGATAGTATATTTTTATACAGTTTTATTGAGAGTTGATAGATATTTTAAATTAAATTTAAGTAAAATGGTTTTAATCTTTATCCTACTATTGATATCATTACCAGCAATAAATATTTTTGGAATCTGGTTTTTAACTTTATTACATCTTTTTGAGATAGGTATAGTTATAGATATTTTAAATTTTATATTAAAGAGAACAGAGTTAAAATATTGGAATTTTTTATATGGAAGTTTTTTACTGCCAATAGTATTAACAGTTCTTTTATTTTGTTATGGGTATTATAATATCAATAATATAAAAAGAGTAGAGTACAATTTAGTGACTGATAAAAATATAAGAGAAAAAGGTTATAAAGTAGGTTTTATAAGTGATATGCATTTTGAAAATGCATTAAATTCAAAGAGGTTATCTGAACTTGTCAAGAGATTAAAAGAGGAAAATTTTGATATTTTACTTTTAGGTGGAGATATTGTAGATGAGGGAAGTACTCTAAGGGGAATTCAAGAAATTTTTAATTTACTAGGTAGTGTAAATACTAAAAAGGGAATATACTATGTATATGGTAATCACGATATGTCAAGATATAGAAAAACTCCAAATTATACTATAAAAGATTTAAAAAATAGTATAGTAGAAAATAATATAAAAATATTAGATGATAGTAGTGTAGAGGTAGATAATGATTTAGTGATTATTGGAAGAAAGGACAAAAGTTTAAGAAATAGAGTGAATAGTGAAAAATTAGTAGAACAGATAGAACTGAATAAGTATTTAATTCTCTTAGACCACCAGCCAGTAGAGTTAGAAAAAAATAGTAAATTAGGTTATGATTTACAAATTTCAGGTCATACTCATAATGGCCAGATTTTTCCATTCAATTTAATAATAAAAAAAATAAATTTGGCAGAATTGATTTATGGACATAGAAAAATAGATAATTTTGATGTAGTAGTGAGCTCTGGAGCTAGTGGTTGGGGATATCCTCTAAGAACAGCTGGGCAATCAGAGTATATCATAATAAATATTTTAGGAAAGGAAGGATAATATGAATAAAAATGTGTTGGTTATATCTACAACTCTTAGAAAAGGAGGGAATTCTGATATTTTAGCTGAGAGTTTTATAAAAGGAGCGGAGGAAGCTAAAAATAATGTAGAAAAGATATCTTTAATAGGTAAAAAATTGGATTATTGTAAAGGGTGTTTGAGTTGTCAAAAAACTGAGAGATGTATAATAAATGATGATGCAAATGAGATTATTGAGAAGATAAAAAATTCAGATGTAGTAGTTTTTTTCAACCCCAATATATTTCTATGAGATGGCAGGACAAATGAAAACTTTGTTGGATAGAACAAATCCGCTATATCCAAGTGAGTATAAATTTAAAGATATATATCTTTTAGCTACAGCTGCAGATACAGACGAAAGAGCTATTGATAGAGCGATAGTAGGACTAGAAGGTTGGATTGAATGTTTTGAAAATACTAAACTAAAAGGTGTAGTAAGAGGAGTTGGAGCAGATATAGTAGGTTCTATAAAAAAATATGAGGAAAAATTAAGAGAGGCTTATGAGTTTGGAAAAAATGTTTAAACAGATTTATATTATTTTATTTTTAAGTTTTCATTTTATATGTAAAGCTATCAATACAGAGGAGAGTGGTATGAGAGTT includes the following:
- a CDS encoding metallophosphoesterase translates to MGVRTIPIIILIGMIVYFYTVLLRVDRYFKLNLSKMVLIFILLLISLPAINIFGIWFLTLLHLFEIGIVIDILNFILKRTELKYWNFLYGSFLLPIVLTVLLFCYGYYNINNIKRVEYNLVTDKNIREKGYKVGFISDMHFENALNSKRLSELVKRLKEENFDILLLGGDIVDEGSTLRGIQEIFNLLGSVNTKKGIYYVYGNHDMSRYRKTPNYTIKDLKNSIVENNIKILDDSSVEVDNDLVIIGRKDKSLRNRVNSEKLVEQIELNKYLILLDHQPVELEKNSKLGYDLQISGHTHNGQIFPFNLIIKKINLAELIYGHRKIDNFDVVVSSGASGWGYPLRTAGQSEYIIINILGKEG